AGAGATTGTATCAATAGATGAGTGTTATTTAGACATAACAGATATAGTTAATAAAAATACTGATTTGAACATTTTTTTAAAAAAAATGCAGCAAGAAGTATTTAACTTTACAAAATTACCTGTATCGATAGGATTATCATACAATAAATTTCTAGCTAAAATGAGTACTAATTTAGCTAAACCCTTTGGAACTAAAATAACTAATTATAACGAAATAAAAACAAATATATTACCATTAGAAATAGAAAAGTGTTATGGAATAGGAAAGCATTCACTGCCTAAAATAAAGGAATATAAAATCTTTACTATAAAAGATTTTCTAGTTAAATTATTAACGGATAAGATGTTTTTGAATTGAATGGGAAAAAGAGGGATTGACTATATAAATAATTTAACAAAAGAAGGAGATAATGTTGTTAATTTCGTAGAAGAAGATCAAAAAATAATATCACAGCAAATAACTTTTGATGAGGACAAAAAATTAAAAGAAAGAGAAACGATTTTATTACATATAAAATATATTATTAAAAATTTAACTTTAAGTATGCAAAACAAAATGTTAGAAGCGCAAGCTTTATTTTTAGTTTTAAATATAAAATCCGATCAAAAAAAGAAAAAAAGAATTAAATTTTCTCATCCGACAAATGATTTTGATTATGCCTTTGGAGTAGCTATAAAAGCATTTGATGAAGTTTGAAACGAAGATGAAATAAGGTTTTTAACTTGTGGATTTACTAATTTAATAAAAGAAAGCTCACAAAAATCTTTGTTAGATAACACTAAAGAAAATAAAAACAATAAAGTTAATGAAATTATGAAAAAAGTAAATCTAATATTAAAAGAAAAAAAAGTAATTTCTTTAGAAGAACATAATAAAAATATAATAAAAAATAAATCTATTAAAGTAAGGACGTTTGGTATTAATAATAAAATTAAATAGTTTTTTTATTATAATTAATATTATTATTTATGTAAATTAGGAGTAAAAATGAAAAAAGTGAGAACTAGATATGCACCAAGTCCGACAGGTTATTTACATATAGGAGGGGCTAGAACTGCATTATTTTCTTATTTGTTTGCAAAACATCAAAATGGAGATTTTATTGTAAGGATAGAAGATACTGATGTGGCTAGAAATGTGGAAAATGGCGAAGAATCTCAATTAAAAAATTTAGCTTGATTAGGGATAATTCCTGATGAATCACCTATTAATCCAAACTCAAAATATGGTAAATATAGACAAAGCGAAAAATTAGAGAGATATAATGAATTAATTAATTATCTAATTGATAAAGAATTAGCATATAAGGCTTATGATACTAGTGAAGAACTAGAATTGCAAAGAAAAGAACAAGAGTCAAAAGGTATTTTTAGTTTTAGATATGATAAGAATTGATTAAAAATTTCTGAAGAAGAAAAAAATAAAAGAGATGCTAGTGGTGAATATTCTGTAAGAATATCATTGAAAAAAAATAAAGAATATTCTTGAGAAGATATAGTTATAGGAAAAATTTCTGTTAATTCTGATGATATTGGTGATTGAGTAATAAGAAAATCAGATGGTTTCCCTACTTATAATTTTGCAGTTGTAGTGGATGATCATGATATGGAAATAACACACGTTTTAAGAGGTGAAGAACATATTACAAATACACCTAAACAACTGGCTGTTTATGATGCTTTTAATTGAGAAACTCCTGAATTTGGACATCTAACAATAATCACAAATATGGAAGGTAAAAAATTATCTAAAAGAGATAATTCTGTAAAGCAATTTATTGAAGATTATAAAAATGAAGGTTATATTCCAGAAGCAATATTTAATTTTTTAACTTTATTAGGTTGAACAAGTGAAGATGCTAAAGAATTAATGGAACCAGAAGAAATTATTAAAAAATTTGACTATAAAAGATTATCTAAGTCTCCATCGAAATTTGATATAAAAAAAATGGAATGATTTTCTAAGCAATACTTAAAGCAAACCCCTAATGATTTTATAAAGGAAAAATTAAGTATAGAAGTAAATAACGAGTGAAATGATTTATTCGTTGAAACATATAAGCAAAGTGCAACTACTTTTAAAGACTTAAAAAAAGCTTT
This genomic interval from Mesomycoplasma molare contains the following:
- the gltX gene encoding glutamate--tRNA ligase, producing the protein MKKVRTRYAPSPTGYLHIGGARTALFSYLFAKHQNGDFIVRIEDTDVARNVENGEESQLKNLAWLGIIPDESPINPNSKYGKYRQSEKLERYNELINYLIDKELAYKAYDTSEELELQRKEQESKGIFSFRYDKNWLKISEEEKNKRDASGEYSVRISLKKNKEYSWEDIVIGKISVNSDDIGDWVIRKSDGFPTYNFAVVVDDHDMEITHVLRGEEHITNTPKQLAVYDAFNWETPEFGHLTIITNMEGKKLSKRDNSVKQFIEDYKNEGYIPEAIFNFLTLLGWTSEDAKELMEPEEIIKKFDYKRLSKSPSKFDIKKMEWFSKQYLKQTPNDFIKEKLSIEVNNEWNDLFVETYKQSATTFKDLKKALEFYKNPKEITKEFISNHPLNVLLIKEFYTNLENNIFSIEGIQNSIDQTKISTNLTGKNLFMPIRLATTLEEHGPELAKSIYLFGEKIVKERLKKWL